In the genome of Mytilus edulis chromosome 3, xbMytEdul2.2, whole genome shotgun sequence, one region contains:
- the LOC139515091 gene encoding uncharacterized protein, whose protein sequence is MIRQLGLPTWFGSLSSADTNWKDLLRILGKLNDGKEYTDNELEEMDWNQKSKLVQKDPVTCSRYFDYRVQQFINLVLKSDHDPIGKLTDFFYRVEFQQRGSPHIHILIWIENAPVYESDSNEDVVAFIDKYVSCSLVENDSLVNLQVHKHSKTCRKKGHPICRFGFPLPPMKATVILEPLGENDDIEKYKAIYKEIQNEINTLHNFEDIDQMTYDMFLDDVLQMNDENYIKAIRSNLNGPKVFLKRKPSEVRVNGYMKTVLVAWQANHDLQFVLDAFACAVYIVSYISKSQKGMSALLDQAAKEARQGNLDLKHQVRHIGNYFSNSVETSAQEATYLTLQMPLTKATRQVVFINTSPRHKRTFLLKQSSALEKLGPDSTEIESDNDIKRYSRRPKQLENWCLADYVSELELQYPKTSESSDHETEQQDNGSESENEEANTDVIEENNNKIDLTLKNGIRIYQRKTPKVIRYVKYNYKTDSENFYRERLMLFYPWRNELSDLQCGHETFEKMYLTVARLLEKKAKQYEGKVIDLEKAIEEAENECNENDQIAPATQQVEMEDAEIGPTESEQYVHFNPDRPTEHRLYDMSREVGIEARTVELTNHANRISESDYFALIRSLNKKQWEFFQHVVTWVKTKHEPFYTFLTGGAGCGKSVVVRAIFQALHRHLCSIEGEDPDDIRILLCAPTGKAAYNINGLTIHNAFQIQPNKGLDQSLSCDVLNTLRMKYRNLSLILIDEISMVGNKMFSLLERRLKKIKGSNCSFGGVSIIAIGDFFQLQPVFDSWIFNDLSKGLTALAPNYWKLLFSFHELTEIMRQKDDLEFALLLNRLRQNQLTENDFAVLSTRTVSISDPTYRTNATHLFVENALVDNFNLQYISKLCSPKVKVKAVDTVCGDLPTSVKTKLLSSLPEKQSDTANLAKEVVLAIGMKYDLTANIEVTDGLTNGSTCELKLIECKTTSLRPSIIWVKFEDARIGANNRKKYSHLYGKDVEKTWTPMFDIKRSFTYKYKTFERIQFPLRPAAGKTIHKSQGDTLHEVVVSLKSKRKGKIPHIHYVALSRVTSLTGLQILDLNQEAIAVADCVRQELHRLRTDATLQLCFKPLYNLSSNYFKVVFHNSRSLHAHFNDLKSDPNILDADVIGIAESRLISTDENDDFHVPGFEPPIRLDQKQTNFNTRPPHGLVLYYRNDCILHNTVTFSTPSLEFVIADIISPSKGLFQVVFVYKAPNCKLQQLKDTFLASLLPDVYLRHPKIIIMGDFNIDLNTGNTSFLKFMRDSFCCSQIVSKPTTSYGTLLDLIFLNFDSKVNFETEVLDSYWSDHKVIYVAIETQ, encoded by the coding sequence ATGATTAGACAGTTGGGTCTTCCAACATGGTTTGGCTCTCTTTCATCTGCAGACACTAACTGGAAAGATTTGTTACGAATTCTTGGCAAATTAAATGATGGCAAAGAGTATACTGACAACGAATTGGAAGAAATGGATTGGAATCAGAAATCTAAACTTGTCCAGAAAGACCCTGTGACGTGCTCTAGATATTTTGATTATCGTGTCCAACAGTTTATCAACTTAGTGTTGAAAAGTGATCATGATCCTATTggaaaattgacagattttttttatagggtTGAATTTCAACAGAGAGGTTCACCACATATTCATATCTTAATTTGGATTGAAAATGCACCAGTGTATGAAAGTGATTCAAATGAAGATGTTGTagcatttattgataaatatgtcTCCTGTTCACTTGTAGAAAATGACAGTTTAGTCAATTTGCAAGTTCATAAACATTCAAAAACGTGCAGAAAAAAAGGTCACCCAATTTGTCGTTTTGGTTTTCCCCTTCCACCTATGAAAGCAACAGTAATTTTAGAACCTTTGGGAGAAAATGATGACATAGAAAAATACAAGGctatatataaagaaatacaaaacgaaaTTAATACACTTCACAATTTTGAAGATATAGACCAGATGACATATGACATGTTTTTAGATGACGTGTTACAAATGAATGATGAAAATTACATTAAAGCCATTAGAAGCAACTTGAATGGTCCAAAAGTTTTTCTCAAACGAAAACCATCTGAAGTCCGTGTTAATGGTTACATGAAAACTGTGTTGGTAGCCTGGCAAGCCAATCATGatttacagtttgttttagatGCATTTGCATGTGCAGTGTATATTGTTTCATACATAAGTAAGTCACAAAAAGGTATGAGTGCATTACTAGACCAAGCAGCAAAAGAAGCACGACAGGGAAATTTAGACTTGAAGCATCAAGTAAGACACATTGGGAATTACTTTTCAAATTCTGTTGAAACAAGCGCACAAGAAGCAACCTACTTAACACTACAGATGCCTTTAACAAAAGCTACAAGACAAGTTGTATTCATTAACACATCTCCACGTCACAAAAGAACTTTCCTCCTAAAGCAATCATCAGCCCTAGAAAAACTAGGCCCAGACTCTACTGAAATAGAATCAGACAATGATATTAAAAGATACTCGCGTAGACCAAAACAACTGGAGAACTGGTGTCTAGCAGACTATGTATCTGAACTTGAATTGCAGTATCCTAAAACTTCAGAGTCCTCAGATCATGAAACAGAACAGCAGGACAATGGATCTGAAAGTGAAAATGAAGAGGCAAATACAGATGTTatagaagaaaacaataacaaaattgaCTTAACTCTGAAAAATGGTATTAGAATATACCAAAGAAAAACACCTAAGGTTATAAGATATGTTAAATACAATTACAAGACTGACTCTGAAAACTTCTACAGAGAACGCTTAATGTTATTTTATCCATGGAGAAATGAACTTTCAGATTTGCAATGTGGAcatgaaacatttgaaaaaatgtacTTGACTGTTGCAAGACTATTAGAAAAAAAAGCCAAGCAATATGAGGGTAAAGTAATAGATCTAGAGAAAGCTATAGAAGAGGCAGAAAATGAATGTAATGAGAATGATCAAATAGCACCTGCCACACAGCAAGTAGAAATGGAAGATGCTGAAATAGGCCCAACAGAATCTGAACAGTATGTTCATTTCAATCCAGATAGACCAACAGAACATAGACTGTATGATATGTCCCGTGAAGTTGGAATAGAAGCAAGAACAGTAGAATTGACAAATCATGCCAACAGAATAAGTGAGAGTGATTATTTTGCATTGATAAGATCCTTGAATAAAAAGCAGTGGGAATTTTTCCAACATGTTGTCACATgggttaaaacaaaacatgaaccattttatacatttttgacagGTGGAGCAGGGTGCGGAAAATCTGTAGTTGTCAGAGCAATATTTCAAGCTTTACATAGACACTTATGTTCTATTGAAGGTGAGGACCCTGACGATATAAGAATTCTTCTTTGTGCTCCTACTGGAAAGGCAGCTTACAATATAAATGGTCTGACTATTCACAATGCTTTCCAGatacaaccaaataaaggacTTGACCAGTCACTGTCATGTGATGTTCTCAATACACTCAGAATGAAATACAGAAATTTGTCTCTGATTTTGATTGATGAAATTTCAATGGTTGGAAACAAAATGTTCTCTTTACTGGAGAGAAGGCTGAAAAAAATCAAGGGAAGCAACTGTTCATTTGGTGGCGTCAGTATCATAGCTATTGGTGACTTTTTCCAACTCCAGCCTGTATTTGACAGCTGGATTTTCAATGATCTTAGCAAAGGATTAACAGCATTAGCCCCTAATTActggaaattattattttcttttcatgaaCTTACTGAAATAATGAGACAAAAAGATGATTTAGAATTTGCTCTTCTACTAAATAGGTTGAGACAAAATCAGCTGACTGAAAATGATTTTGCAGTTTTAAGTACAAGAACTGTTTCAATCAGTGATCCAACATACAGAACTAATGCTACACATTTGTTTGTTGAAAATGCtttagtggataattttaatTTGCAATACATATCTAAATTATGCTCACCAAAAGTTAAAGTTAAAGCAGTTGACACAGTTTGTGGGGATTTACCAAcatctgtaaaaacaaaattacttagTTCTTTACCAGAAAAACAGTCTGATACAGCCAATCTTGCAAAAGAAGTAGTACTAGCAATTGGGATGAAATATGATCTTACAGCTAATATTGAAGTCACTGATGGTCTCACAAATGGTTCAACATGTGAACTTAAATTGATTGAGTGCAAAACTACATCTTTAAGACCAAGTATCATATGGGTTAAGTTTGAAGATGCCAGAATAGGTGctaacaatagaaaaaaatattcacacTTGTACGGAAAAGATGTTGAAAAAACATGGACTCCAATGTTTGACATTAAAAGATcatttacttataaatataagaCCTTTGAAAGAATTCAGTTTCCTCTTCGCCCAGCAGCTggaaaaacaatacataaatcgCAAGGAGATACATTACACGAGGTTGTTGTTAGTCTGAAATCAAAACGTAAAGGGAAAATACCACATATTCACTATGTTGCACTAAGCAGAGTAACATCTTTAACTGGATTACAGATATTAGATCTTAATCAAGAAGCAATAGCTGTAGCAGATTGTGTTCGACAAGAATTACACAGACTAAGGACAGATGCAACTCTACAGTTGTGCTTTAAGCCATTGTATAACTTATCAAGTAACTATTTTAAAGTAGTTTTTCACAACTCAAGGTCATTGCATGCTCACTTTAATGATCTTAAATCAGATCCTAACATCTTGGATGCTGATGTTATTGGTATTGCTGAATCAAGACTTATTTCAACagatgaaaatgatgattttcatgTACCTGGTTTTGAACCACCAATTCGATTAGACCAAAAGCAAACAAACTTTAATACAAGACCACCTCATGGATTGGTATTATATTATCGAAATGATTGTATTCTTCACAATACAGTCACTTTCTCAACTCCATCTTTAGAGTTTGTTATAGCAGACATAATATCACCCAGCAAAGGTCTTTTTCAGGttgtctttgtttacaaagcACCAAACTGCAAATTGCAACAACTTAAAGATACTTTCCTTGCAAGCCTTCTTCCTGACGTGTATTTAAGACATCCAAAAATTATCATAATGGGagactttaatattgatttaaacaCTGGGAACACttcttttttaaagttcatgAGAGATTCATTTTGCTGTTCACAAATTGTGTCTAAACCTACTACATCTTATGGTACATTGTTGGACTTAATTTTCCTAAATTTTGATAGTAAGGTAAATTTTGAAACAGAAGTTCTTGATTCCTATTGGTCCGATCATAAAGTTATATATGTAGCCATTGAAACTCAATGA
- the LOC139515092 gene encoding histone-lysine N-methyltransferase, H3 lysine-79 specific-like — MPRRKNWRAAEAKRGGKNPKKQRLTDLTRDTGPINSTELDLDIGDTDTLNNSNSNNMGDTDLHTNINNSNSNNMGDTDLHTNINNSNSNNMGDTDLHTNINNSNSNNMGDTDLHSNANNSNLKLLEQSELKTLEISELNILEKSELNKLEISELNILEISELNEHELSDLNQNSNNNCAKELNQNSNNCCAKETCQIQTDILSNESNNSYARKDSHSNIQTDLLQDQNEQSKNNLEEISDYSNSFNAKFLKFGTFDQYATKFADQSRGNQCTCNCLVFLSLSTSNFDSNTLNLDYILNKGDEIYRKHVQELTTQGLFKNMLLNFDEIPIKIEIPEGTFIINKQNILFGLALQYQELTGFLTLQEAIQSCIKQSNKFLILIGAICSAVYYFNHTYYFFDTHSHSECTLNNPLDSSGKSILIGFADLHDLLSYLYAFYASLQIDLDSQFEILPVCISSKDTDKGVTKQIKNYFDDQKLRNTKQKKVSYQYMKVPKFVYMKNYMQNRRKNKTFKEKELNAKRYSRKDKNYRKTEADKKKSQRDDSDIRQRERQRELSSKREARKNEDFKKRELAAKRKVRKDENYRRAEAESKKSQRDNSDIRQMERQRELASKREARKDENYRRAEAESKKSQRDNSDIRQMERQRELASKREARKNEDFNKRELAAKRKVRKDENYRRAEAESKKSQRDNSDIRQMERQRELASKREARKSEDFKRNETEKKKIARQDEDYRKHESERDFHRKKEYRSNPENLENERLKKQSSRQKNLDIDRCYEKTAKSTKRKNIDFTDHEKDLKKKRTQGITLDACIRNFKTKINQGPTYICTSCHQTWFCDSVVNSKTVKTNTPANMTHCFTNFKSVQHIEWICHTCLNAIKRGKIPRFAIVNKMGFPQKPKELNLYPLEERLLSLRIPFMQIRQLPRGGQLSVKGNVVNVPVEVQPTINSLPHTIEKSGTISVKLKKKLEFKKCDFSENVRPFAVVCALHYLMRTSDLYKSSGIEIIDNWITEIAKINEEETQN, encoded by the coding sequence aTGCCAAGAAGAAAAAATTGGAGGGCAGCTGAGGCTAAACGTGGTGGGAAAAACCCAAAGAAACAGAGACTGACGGACTTGACTAGGGATACTGGCCCCATTAACAGTACAGAGTTAGACCTTGACATAGGTGATACTGACACCCTCAACAACAGTAACTCAAATAATATGGGGGATACTGACCTCcacacaaatataaacaacagtaacTCAAATAACATGGGGGATACTGACCTCcacacaaatataaacaacagtaacTCAAATAATATGGGGGATACTGACCTCcacacaaatataaacaacagtaacTCAAATAATATGGGGGATACTGACCTCCACTCAAATGCAAACAACAGTAACTTGAAACTACTTGAACAATCTGAATTGAAAACACTTGAAATATCTGAACTGAATATACTTGAAAAATCTGAATTGAATAAACTTGAAATATCTGAACtgaatatacttgaaatatctgAATTGAATGAACATGAACTATCTGATTTGAATCAAAACAGTAACAATAACTGTGCAAAAGAATTGAATCAAAACAGTAACAATTGCTGTGCAAAAGAAACTTGTCAAATACAAACAGATATTCTGTCAAATGAATCAAACAATAGTTATGCAAGAAAAGATTCTCATAGTAATATCCAAACTGATCTGTTGCAAGACCAAAATGAACaatctaaaaataatttagaagaGATATCTGATTATTCCAATTCTTTTAATgcaaaatttctgaaatttggaaCTTTTGACCAATATGCCACAAAATTTGCTGATCAAAGCAGGGGAAACCAATGTACTTGTAATTGCTTAGTTTTCTTGTCACTTTCTACATCAAATTTTGATTCAAACACACTGAACCTGGATTACATTTTGAATAAAGGTGATGAAATTTACAGGAAGCATGTTCAAGAATTAACAACACAgggattatttaaaaatatgcttttaaattttgatgaaattccCATCAAAATAGAAATTCCTGAAGGGACTTTtataattaacaaacaaaatattctgtttGGTCTAGCTTTACAGTACCAAGAGTTGACTGGATTTCTAACATTACAAGAAGCAATTCAAAGTTGTATAAAGCAGTCTAACAAATTTCTTATATTGATTGGAGCCATATGTTCGGCAGTTTATTATTTTAATCATACATACTATTTTTTTGACACTCATTCTCATTCAGAATGTACACTGAATAATCCATTAGATTCCTCTGGCAAAAGTATTTTGATTGGATTTGCTGACTTGCATGACCTCCTCAGTTACTTATATGCTTTTTACGCAAGTTTACAAATTGATTTAGACtctcaatttgaaattttacctGTATGTATCAGTAGTAAAGATACTGACAAAGGTGTGACCAAGCAGATTAAGAATTATTTCGATGATCAGAAACTAaggaacacaaaacaaaaaaaagtttcctACCAGTATATGAAGGTACCCAAATTTGTATATATGAAAAACTACAtgcaaaatagaagaaaaaataaaacattcaaggaaaaagaattaaatgcaaaaagatattccagaaaagataaaaattatagaaaaactgAAGCAGATAAAAAAAAGTCTCAGAGAGATGATTCTGATATAAGACAGAGAGAGAGACAAAGAGAACTTTCTTctaaaagagaggctagaaagaaTGAAGATTTCAAAAAAAGAGAACTTGCTGCGAAAAGAAAAGTTAGAAAGGATGAAAATTATAGAAGGGCTGAAGCGGAAAGTAAGAAGTCTCAAAGAGATAATTCTGATATAAGACAGATGGAAAGacaaagagaacttgcttctaaaagagaggctagaaagGATGAAAATTATAGAAGGGCTGAAGCAGAAAGTAAGAAGTCTCAAAGAGATAATTCTGATATAAGACAGATGGAAAGacaaagagaacttgcttctaaaagagaggctagaaaaaatgaagatttcaataaaagagaacttgctgctaaaagaAAAGTTAGAAAGGATGAAAATTATAGAAGGGCTGAAGCGGAAAGTAAGAAGTCTCAAAGAGATAATTCTGATATAAGACAGATGGAAAGacaaagagaacttgcttctaaaagagaggctagaaagaGTGAAGATTTCAAAAGAAacgaaacagaaaagaaaaaaattgccaGACAAGATGAAGACTACAGAAAACATGAGTCTGAACGAGACTTCcacagaaaaaaagaatataggTCAAATCcggaaaatttagaaaatgagcgTTTGAAGAAACAAAGTTCTAGACAGAAAAACCTAGATATAGACAGATGTTATGAAAAGACAGCCAAAAGTactaaaagaaaaaacattgattttacaGATCATGAAAAAGacctgaaaaagaaaagaactcaGGGTATAACCCTTGATGCTtgcataagaaattttaaaacaaaaataaatcaaggtcctacatatatatgtacttcATGTCATCAAACTTGGTTCTGTGATTCTGTAGTAAATTCTAAAACTGTCAAAACGAACACTCCTGCTAACATGACTCAttgttttactaattttaaatctGTACAGCACATAGAATGGATATGCCACACTTGTCTAAATGCAATTAAAAGAGGAAAAATACCTCGTTTTGCAATAGTAAATAAAATGGGATTTCCTCAAAAACCAAAAGAATTAAATTTGTATCCTTTAGAAGAGAGACTATTATCATTAAGAATTCCTTTTATGCAGATTCGACAGTTGCCTAGAGGTGGACAGTTATCAGTTAAAGGCAATGTTGTAAATGTACCTGTTGAAGTTCAACCTACAATAAATTCTCTTCCACATACAATAGAGAAATCAGGTACAATATCAGTCAAATTGAAGAAAAAGCTTGAATTCAAAAAATGTGATTTTAGTGAAAATGTCAGACCATTTGCTGTCGTTTGTGCATTACATTATTTAATGAGAACAAGTGACTTGTACAAGTCTTCTGGGATTGAAATAATTGATAATTGGATTACAGAAATagcaaaaataaatgaagaagaaacacaaaattaa